The proteins below come from a single Bdellovibrionales bacterium genomic window:
- the mgtE gene encoding magnesium transporter: MDSENKNLSQENAEATASSSHKELTQTEEQFFNLFENWSALSTSERREKFKELPRTEAEELFLSLKTHDQVELLEEATPLEKRSWVRLLAPDDVADLIQEMGSEHRDAVLGLLDPQTKREVIALLAYAEDNAGGLMSSRFIRLRPDMSVDEAISYIRIQAKTQVETIYYAYVLAADQTLLGVVSFRELFASTPEKKIKDIMTTDMVRVLVDTDQEQIAKLFSSHDLMAVPVVDAGDHMVGIVTFDDVASVLQEEATEDIHKLGAVETLDAPYLKISLVEMIKKRAGWLLVLFLGEMFTATAMGYFQSEIERAVVLALFIPLIISSGGNSGSQASTLIIRAMALGEVRLRDWWRVLGREILTGLALGCCLGAVGLTRILLWPSKEQLYGPHYFLVALTVAGSIVGVVLWGSLSGSMLPFLLKKMRFDPASASAPAVATLVDVTGLIIYFSVASMILHGVLL; encoded by the coding sequence ATGGACTCTGAAAATAAAAACCTCAGTCAGGAAAACGCGGAAGCCACTGCTTCCTCGTCTCACAAAGAACTGACTCAGACTGAAGAGCAATTCTTCAACCTGTTTGAGAACTGGTCGGCTTTATCGACCTCCGAGCGCCGGGAAAAATTCAAAGAATTGCCGCGGACTGAAGCCGAGGAACTCTTCCTCAGCCTTAAAACCCATGACCAAGTAGAATTGCTCGAAGAGGCCACTCCTCTTGAGAAACGCTCGTGGGTTCGCTTGCTTGCTCCCGATGACGTGGCCGATTTGATCCAGGAAATGGGTTCAGAACACCGTGATGCGGTTCTGGGGCTGCTCGATCCACAAACTAAGCGCGAAGTGATCGCGCTCTTGGCCTATGCAGAAGACAATGCCGGGGGCTTGATGAGCTCGCGCTTTATTCGTCTGCGCCCTGACATGAGCGTGGATGAGGCTATTAGCTACATCCGCATTCAAGCCAAAACCCAGGTTGAGACCATTTACTATGCCTACGTTCTAGCTGCCGACCAAACGCTGTTAGGCGTTGTCTCATTCCGGGAATTGTTTGCTTCGACTCCAGAGAAAAAGATTAAAGACATCATGACTACGGATATGGTGCGCGTCCTCGTTGATACGGACCAAGAGCAAATCGCAAAGCTCTTCTCCAGCCATGATCTGATGGCCGTGCCGGTTGTCGATGCGGGCGACCACATGGTCGGTATCGTAACTTTCGATGACGTGGCCAGCGTTCTTCAAGAAGAAGCGACCGAAGATATCCATAAGCTGGGTGCGGTTGAAACTCTCGATGCTCCTTATTTGAAAATCTCTTTGGTTGAAATGATTAAAAAGCGCGCCGGTTGGTTGCTGGTTCTCTTCTTGGGTGAAATGTTCACGGCAACGGCGATGGGTTATTTCCAATCGGAAATTGAGCGCGCAGTGGTGTTAGCGTTATTCATTCCGCTGATTATTAGCTCTGGTGGTAACTCCGGTTCGCAAGCTTCGACATTGATCATCCGTGCGATGGCCCTTGGCGAGGTTCGTCTGCGTGACTGGTGGCGCGTTTTGGGCCGCGAGATTTTAACGGGCTTGGCGTTGGGCTGCTGCCTGGGCGCCGTTGGTTTGACTCGTATTTTACTTTGGCCCTCGAAAGAACAGCTTTACGGCCCCCATTACTTCCTTGTCGCTCTGACTGTGGCTGGAAGTATCGTCGGCGTTGTGCTTTGGGGTTCGCTCTCAGGATCGATGCTTCCGTTCTTGCTGAAGAAAATGCGCTTTGACCCGGCCTCTGCTTCGGCTCCAGCCGTTGCAACTCTGGTGGACGTGACTGGTTTGATTATTTACTTCTCGGTTGCCAGCATGATTCTCCATGGAGTTCTACTGTAA